In Eupeodes corollae chromosome 3, idEupCoro1.1, whole genome shotgun sequence, a single genomic region encodes these proteins:
- the LOC129949788 gene encoding proteasome assembly chaperone 2, whose amino-acid sequence MLLLKGEADSINLEGYTAIVPSIGVGNAGQLACDLIISTLKLKRIGNIWHEALIPITGPSAFQHEPNTKAASCEVYVDDSKKVLAIQLRSPLISMHLNDFHEELVGLLQKCSRVIILTSSFGYEKHTIEASSFEYIANKEFKQNHADRLGALQWTEFSGEVVHGGGNALKLYKALEASNVPALLLFKYVLEGDNTMDASQLVKELDDLLEEEIKMKSGSSLKLTAPVSWKLMYGNEVGDLIF is encoded by the coding sequence ATGCTATTACTAAAAGGCGAAGCCGATTCGATAAACTTAGAAGGATATACGGCAATTGTACCGAGTATCGGAGTGGGAAATGCCGGCCAGCTTGCATGTGATCTAATTATCTCGACGTTGAAGTTGAAAAGAATTGGTAATATTTGGCATGAAGCTCTGATTCCAATAACTGGACCCTCTGCCTTTCAACACGAACCCAATACAAAGGCTGCCTCATGCGAGGTCTACGTCGATGACTCAAAAAAAGTGCTCGCTATCCAATTACGTTCACCGCTCATATCAATGCACCTGAACGACTTCCATGAAGAGTTAGTGGGATTGCTTCAAAAATGTTCCAGAGTGATTATACTTACCAGTAGTTTTGGCTACGAGAAACACACAATAGAAGCCAGTTCATTTGAATACATTGCCAATAAagaattcaaacaaaatcatGCCGACCGGCTCGGAGCCTTACAATGGACTGAATTTTCTGGAGAAGTAGTACATGGGGGAGGCAACGCACTTAAGCTTTACAAAGCCTTAGAAGCCAGCAATGTGCCGGCGCTATTGCTgtttaaatatgttttggaaGGAGATAACACGATGGATGCTTCGCAATTAGTAAAAGAATTGGACGATTTACTCGAAGAAGAAATCAAAATGAAGTCTGGAAGTTCTTTGAAGTTAACAGCACCAGTTTCATGGAAGCTCATGTATGGCAACGAAGTTGGAGATTTGATTTTCTAG
- the LOC129952907 gene encoding elongation factor 1-alpha 1, whose protein sequence is MGKEKVHINIVVIGHVDSGKSTTTGHLIYKCGGIDKRTIEKFEKEAQEMGKGSFKYAWVLDKLKAERERGITIDIALWKFETAKYYVTIIDAPGHRDFIKNMITGTSQADCAVLIVAAGTGEFEAGISKNGQTREHALLAFTLGVKQLIVGVNKMDSSEPPYSENRYEEIKKEVSSYIKKIGYNPAAVAFVPISGWHGDNMLEPSSNMPWFKGWKVERKEGNAEGKCLIEALDAILPPSRPTDKALRLPLQDVYKIGGIGTVPVGRVETGVLKPGCVVVFAPANITTEVKSVEMHHEALVEAVPGDNVGFNVKNVSVKELRRGYVAGDSKSNPPKGAADFTAQVIVLNHPGQISNGYTPVLDCHTAHIACKFAEIKEKVDRRSGKTTEANPKAIKSGDAAIVTLVPSKPLCVESFSEFPPLGRFAVRDMRQTVAVGVIKSVNFKDASGGKVTKAAEKAVKGKK, encoded by the exons ATGGGTAAAGAAAAGGTTCATATTAACATCGTCGTCATTGGACACGTCGATTCCGGTAAATCTACCACCACCGGTCACTTGATCTACAAGTGCGGTGGTATCGACAAACGTACCATTGAGAAGTTCGAGAAGGAAGCCCAGGAAATGGGTAAGGGATCCTTCAAATACGCATGGGTGTTGGACAAATTGAAGGCTGAACGTGAGCGTGGTATTACCATCGATATCGCCTTGTGGAAATTCGAAACAGCAAAGTACTATGTTACCATTATTGATGCCCCTGGCCATCGTGATTTCATCAAGAACATGATCACTGGTACTTCTCAAGCTGATTGTGCTGTGTTGATTGTTGCCGCTGGTACTGGTGAATTCGAAGCCGGTATCTCTAAGAACGGTCAGACCCGTGAACACGCTCTTCTTGCTTTCACCTTGGGTGTCAAGCAATTGATTGTTGGTGTTAACAAGATGGATTCATCTGAGCCACCATACAGCGAGAACCGTTACGAGGAAATCAAGAAGGAAGTCTCCTCATACATCAAGAAGATTGGTTACAATCCAGCTGCCGTTGCATTCGTACCAATCTCAGGATGGCACGGTGATAACATGTTGGAACCATCATCCAACATGCCATGGTTCAAGGGATGGAAGGTTGAACGCAAGGAAGGAAATGCTGAAG GCAAGTGCTTGATTGAAGCTTTGGATGCTATCCTTCCCCCATCCCGCCCAACAGACAAGGCTCTCCGTCTGCCACTCCAGGATGTCTACAAAATCGGTGGTATTGGAACAGTACCAGTCGGTCGTGTGGAAACCGGTGTGTTGAAGCCAGGTTGTGTTGTTGTGTTCGCCCCAGCTAACATCACCACTGAAGTTAAGTCCGTTGAAATGCATCACGAAGCTTTAGTGGAGGCCGTTCCCGGAGACAACGTTGGTTTCAACGTTAAGAACGTTTCCGTCAAGGAATTGCGTCGTGGTTACGTCGCCGGTGATTCCAAGAGCAACCCACCCAAGGGAGCTGCTGACTTCACCGCTCAGGTCATCGTGTTGAACCACCCTGGCCAGATCTCGAACGGTTACACTCCAGTGTTGGATTGCCACACCGCTCACATTGCTTGCAAGTTCGCCGAAATCAAGGAGAAGGTTGATCGTCGTTCTGGTAAGACAACTGAAGCCAACCCCAAGGCTATCAAGTCTGGAGATGCTGCCATCGTTACATTGGTGCCAAGCAAACCATTGTGCGTTGAATCTTTCTCCGAATTCCCACCTTTGGGACGTTTTGCCGTACGTGATATGAGGCAAACTGTTGCCGTCGGTGTCATTAAGTCTGTGAACTTCAAGGATGCCAGCGGTGGCAAGGTGACCAAGGCCGCCGAAAAGGCTGTCAAGGGCAAGAAATAG